A genome region from Triticum aestivum cultivar Chinese Spring chromosome 2B, IWGSC CS RefSeq v2.1, whole genome shotgun sequence includes the following:
- the LOC123042348 gene encoding putative cyclin-dependent kinase F-2: MGTSSACHIADDKTASGGMTTVASRVASICELIDNLAAGTTLSARRVAAISAMIDEVAQGRRRRTTRKRRMGNSRCYEQVCTLGGGTFGVVVKARHRATGQTVAVKTLRSLPTQESVGELLREACFMAACSGHPSLVALRGVVRTPGTKGCKDYFLVMEYVGRNLYEVLRERIERGGQPYPEADVLCIVRQLLAGVETMHRNGVVHRDIKPENILVAQHSGSGGNIVKIGDYGLALSTAEQEDGTAGTRHYMAPEVLLEKPDRDTLVDIWSIGCVMAELLTGKTLFKGDDKADQLHKIFDLLGVPGERASGPAFNSPLLGEEVQLWRARQRSAAGPKNRLRKLFPKALLSKEGFEVLRGLLACNPLRRLDAAAALRLPWFADTGGMPVAAVQEISAPTTRARG; encoded by the coding sequence ATGGGAACAAGTTCGGCTTGCCACATAGCGGACGACAAGACAGCCTCCGGAGGCATGACGACGGTCGCCTCCCGAGTCGCTTCCATCTGCGAATTGATCGACAACTTAGCCGCTGGTACAACTCTGAGCGCCAGGCGAGTTGCCGCCATCTCCGCCATGATCGACGAGGTCgcccagggaaggaggaggaggaccacGAGGAAGCGACGCATGGGCAACTCTCGCTGCTACGAGCAGGTGTGCAcgctcggcggcggcacgttcggcgtcgtCGTCaaggcgcgccaccgcgccaccggCCAGACCGTCGCTGTGAAGACTCTCCGCAGCTTGCCCACCCAAGAATCGGTCGGTGAGCTCCTTCGGGAGGCCTGCTTCATGGCGGCCTGCAGCGGCCACCCCTCCCTCGTTGCTCTGCGTGGCGTCGTGCGCACACCCGGCACCAAGGGATGCAAGGACTACTTCCTCGTGATGGAATACGTCGGGCGCAACCTGTACGAGGTCCTCCGTGAGCGCATCGAACGCGGTGGCCAACCGTACCCAGAGGCTGACGTGCTCTGCATCGTGCGGCAGTTGCTAGCCGGCGTGGAGACGATGCACAGGAACGGCGTCGTGCACCGCGACATCAAGCCGGAAAACATTCTCGTCGCCCAGCACAGTGGCAGCGGCGGCAACATCGTCAAGATTGGAGACTACGGGCTGGCGCTCTCCACGGCCGAGCAGGAAGACGGCACGGCCGGAACGAGGCATTACATGGCGCCGGAAGTGCTGCTCGAGAAACCGGACCGCGACACGCTCGTCGACATCTGGTCCATCGGCTGCGTGATGGCGGAGCTCCTCACCGGAAAGACGTTGTTCAAGGGGGACGACAAAGCCGATCAGCTCCACAAGATCTTCGACCTGCTCGGCGTGCCAGGCGAGAGAGCGTCGGGGCCCGCCTTCAACTCGCCGCTCCTCGGAGAGGAGGTGCAGCTATGGCGAGCGCGGCAACGGTCCGCTGCTGGGCCCAAGAACCGGCTGCGCAAGCTGTTCCCCAAGGCGCTGCTATCCAAGGAAGGGTTCGAGGTCCTCCGGGGCCTCCTTGCGTGCAATCCCCTCAGGCGGCTGGATGCGGCCGCCGCTCTCCGACTTCCGTGGTTCGCTGACACAGGCGGCATGCCGGTCGCCGCTGTTCAGGAGATCTCAGCACCAACCACGAGGGCCCGAGGCTGA